The following nucleotide sequence is from Neokomagataea tanensis.
TCGTGACGGGCCACGCAAAGGCTGACGGTGTGCTGGACTTGCCGTGGAAGGACATGGCGGATCGTCGGCAGACAGTGGTGATTTATATGGGTATTTCTTCTCTTCAGCGCGCCATGGATGGATTGTGTGAGCACGGGCTGCCGCGTGATTGGCCAGCTGCTATTGTTGAGCGCGGAACACAGCCAGGACAGCGTGTTTTGATTGGAACTGTCGAAACGCTCCCGCGATTGGCACAGGACGCTGGCGTGGCCTCGCCAGCATTGGTGATCGTTGGAAAAGTAGTGGAGCACCGTGTTGTGTCTCCGCAAGACGGGGAATAATGGCGATGCTGCAAGATATTCTTCCCCGTATCGTTGAGGATATGCAGGGCATTGCTGAGCGCGGACAGGTGGCGAATTACATTCCGCCGCTGGCTTGTGTTGATCCCTCTAAATTTGGCATGGCCGTTGTTGAGGCTGATGGGACGTTTCATCGTTTTGGTGATGCAGATGAGCCTTTCTCTATTCAGAGTGTCTCGAAAGTTTTTGGACTAACACTTGCTTTAGATGCTGTAGGGGACAGTCTGTGGCAGCGCGTGCGGCAAGAGCCGTCGGGGAGTGCGTTCAATTCGATTATTCAGCTGGAAAGTGAGCATGGCATCCCGCGCAACCCGTTTATTAATGCGGGTGCTATTGTTGTGTCGGACATTTTAGTTTCATGTTTTGGGCGGGTGGGCGCCGAAAATGCGCTATTAAATCTCTTGCGGCCACTGGCGCGCGACCCTGCATCGGTCGTCATTGATCGGGTGATGGCGCAGCAAGAAGCACAGACGGGTTTCCGCAATTTGGCCCTTGGTAATTACATGCGGAATTTTGATAATATTCTTAATCCAGTTGAGCAAACGCTAGATTTCTATTTTCATCAATGCGCTTTGACGATGAGCTGCGGGCAACTGGCTGAGATGGGGGCCTATCTTATGACCGGGGGGATAAATCCGCGGACAGGGGAGCGCGTTATGTCGACCCGTCAAGCCCAAACAGTTCTCGCGCTTATGATGATGTGCGGGCATTACGATGGCTCGGGCGCGTTTGCCATCCGGGTTGGCCTGCCCGGCAAATCCGGTGTGGGGGGTGGAATCTTGGCCATTACTCCGGGTGTTGCCTCAGTTGCAGTGTGGTCGCCGGGACTGAATGCTCAGGGAAATTCTCTATTAGGTACGTTGGCCTTAGAGCGTTTGGTGCAGGCGACAGGATGGAATGTGTTTCGGGCAAGCGGCCACATGGCCTAGCTTCTTCAAGGGGCTAAAATTTTTTCTGGGTAGGTGCACCATTCCGTCGCGGTACAGCGCCAGCACTCTGGACGGCGAGCTTTGCATACATAGCGGCCATGAAGGATAAGCCAGTGATGGGCGTCCCGTAGCAGGCCTTTTGGGATACGTTTGACGAGCCCGTCTTCGACTTGGCGCGTGTTTGTGCCGGGGGCGAGGCCTGTGCGGTTGCCGATACGAAAAATATGTGTGTCCACGGCCATAGTATCAGCGCCAAAGGCGATGTTCATAACCACATTTGCCGTTTTGCGCCCAACACCGGGTAATGCCTCAAGGGCGTCTCGGTCTGATGGGACTTCCCCACCGTGAAGTGTTAGAAGCTGATCACAAAGTAGGGCTACGTTTTTGGCTTTGCTGCGCCAAAGGCCGATGGTGCGGATGTATTCGCCGATTGTTTCTTCACCAAGGGTGGCCATGCTGCGTGCGTCTGGTGCCCTTTCATACAAAGCGCGTGTTGCTTTGTTGACAGAGACGTCTGTGGCTTGAGCGGATAGTACGACGCTTACGAGTAACTCGAACGTGCTGTTATAGATCAACTCACTTTCCGCGTTGGGATTTGCAGCAGCGAGGGCGCGGATAAAAGCGTCCACGGCTTTCAAAGTCATCGGCTTGGGCGTTTTGGGCTTGGAAGCGCGGGGAGTTTTTGTCGCTATGCGGGTCATGTTGGGGATATTAACGCCTTGGAGAGCGAGAAGCGAGGCTTTCCCATAATGACTGAAAGCGTTTTTATTCAGTGCTGAGCTGTGCCGCAGGGTAGAAGGTCAGAACTACGCCAGTACGGGCTTTGGTTGGACAACTTTCGCCAAACAGAGGGGGCGGCATTGCACAATGTGGTGCTCATCCCCCACAATGGTAACGATCTTTTTCAATAATACTGACTTATGAATAACTGCTCGCGTTGTGGGACAAGAGCGGTGGAGTATCCTGTGTCTGAAGATTCATCTGTCCTGTCAGCTCAACAGCGTGAGGGACGTAAAATTGACATCCCCTTTACGGAAGTTGTCGGCTTTGTCGTGCGGCGGTGGTTGGACCACCCGTCTTTACTGGCGAAGACGTTGGCGGGGGTTTTTATGGCCACGCTGGCAGATATTGCGACACCAGTGCTCGCTGGTCGTCTGGTCAACGATATATCCCAACATACCGCTGGGCCGGGTGCCGTCGTAGATAAGGCCCTGCTGGCATTGCGCGACGACGCAACGCTGATGGTGACGGGGTTAATTGTTCTGGGGTTGGTTGGTCTTTTTGGTCGTCGGTCGTCTTATATTGGTATCTCGCATCTGACGCTGGCCATTATGCAGCGCATTGCTGATACGGCTTTTGCGAGGGTGCAGCGCTTTTCAACAGATTGGCATGCAAATACGTTTGCGGGCTCGACCGTGCGGCGCTTGACGCGCGGTATCTGGGCAATTGACACGCTGGATGACACGCTGCTGCTGTTGATTGTGCCAGAAGTATTGGTGTTGCTAGGTACGACGGTCGTGTTGGCAGTACGTTCGCCATTAATGGGTGCGGCTCTCGGTATTTTCGTCGTTTTATTTGCTTGGCTCTCAATCGTGCTTACGCTGCGTTATGTGGCACCAACCGCGCGTGCAGCTAATGCTTGGGACACCAAGATGGGGGCCGCAATGGCGGATGCGGTGACGTGTAACGCCGTTGTCCGGGCTTTTGGCGCAGAAGCGCGCGAGGAAAAACGTCTGCATCGTGTGATTCGCGGCTGGCGTGGGCGGACTTTACAGACATGGATACGTGGCACCAATAGCGCGAACCTCCAAGCTCTAGCGTCCCTTGGCATGCGGATGTTGATGATAGGTTTGGCGGTCTGGCTTTGGTGGCAAGGTAAAGCCGGGCCGGGCGATATCGCTTATGTTTTGACGATGGTGTTTCTTATTCAGGGTTACTTGCGTGATCTTGGCCAGCAGGTGAGTCAGGTCCAGCGTGCGGTGAATGAGATGGAAGAGTTGGTGGCTGTCTTCCAGCGTGAGCCTGCCATAGCGGACCCAGTAAAGCCGGAGGCGTTAAATATTAAGCGCGGCGAAATTCGCTTTGAGCATGTCCGCTTCTGTTATCCGGGCCAGAAAAAAGCACTTTACGAGAATTTGGATCTGACCATTCAGGCAGGTTCGCGTGTTGCTTTGGTCGGACCAAGTGGTTCTGGGAAAACAACATTAACAAAGCTGCTTCAGCGTTTGTATGATGTGACCGATGGGCGTGTTTTGGTGGATGGGCAGAATATTGCTCACGTCAGGCAGTCTGACCTTCGTGCGCGTATTGCGATTGTCCCGCAAGAGCCGATCTTGTTTCATCGTACTTTGGCGGAAAATATTGCTTACGCACGGCCTAGCGCCTCGCGTGAGGAGATAGAACAGGCAGCAGCGCAGGCTAATGCATCTTCTTTTATTGAACGCTTGCCTGAGGGTTACGACACGATGGTTGGCGAGCGAGGCGTCAAGCTCTCCGGGGGAGAGCGGCAACGTGTTGCTATCGCACGTGCCTTTCTCGCGGATGCTCCTATCTTGGTGTTCGACGAGGCAACATCTAGCCTTGATTCGGAATCAGAGGCGCAGGTGCAAGATGCCATGCGGCGCTTGATGAAGGATCGTACAGTGATTGTCATCGCGCACCGTTTGTCGACGGTTGTCGAGTTGGACCGCCTCTTGGTGTTCAGCCAAGGTGAGTTGCGAGAGGACGGCACGCACGCGGAGCTTGTGGCGCAAGAGAGTGGTATTTATCGCCGTTTGTACGAGTTGCAGTCGCTGGAAGGGTGATGCTGCCCTACAGTGCCAGCGGCTTTAATTAGCGTAGAGCCAGCGTGTCAGCAGTAGCGCGCCGATAAACACGGTTGAAACCGACAGGGCGGATACTGTGAGAAGGCGTAGGTTGTTCTGCATAAGGCTTCGTGGATTAACGCGGAGCCCTAGTGCCGCCATGGCGAGTACCGTTAGAAAGGTTGCCGATTGTTGGAGAATGATAAGTGCTTGTTCAGGAATTGCCCCGACTGAACGGCAAAGCATGAGAATGAAGAACCCAGGAATGTACCATGGGACAAGACGCTGTAGGGGAAGTTTCTCTGCCTCCGTCTGACGGGGCATTAGAAGCGCGAGTACCAGGCAGACGGGGCCGAGAAGCAGCACACGACCAAGCTTAACAAACATTCCTGTTTGAATGGCCATGATACCAACAGGATTAGTCGCGGCGACCACTTGCGGCACGGCGTATACTGTCAGGCCTGATAAAGTACCATATGCCGGTGCTGATAAGCCGAGGATGGGCGCCAAAAGTGGAAGCGCAACAACCAGAGCCGTACCTAAAAGCGCTGTGATGGTTATGCACGCGGTAATATCTGTTTCTTTGGCTTTCACGACCGGGGCGACAGCAATAATAGCAGAATTGCCGCAAATTGCGTTGCCGCAGGCAATTAATGCTGAGCGTTGAAATGAGAGTCCAAACAGGCGACCGATGATTAAGCCTGAGCTTATGGTACCTACAACTAAAGCAACAATGCTAGCGAGGATGTAGGGGCTAGCCGTCCAAAGGGTTTTGGCGCTGATGGAGGCACCTAAAAGTAGAATAGAGCACTCCAGCAACGGTTTGGAGCAGAACTGCACCCCTTTTATTGTCCGTTCGTCTGCTGTGAAAAACGAGGGTGTTAAAGTCCCTATGACTATGGCGAGATTGAGTGCCTCAACCCATGCTTTCCCGAAAACCAAACGCTCCAGATGCTCAATTTCGTAAGCGCTACCAGAGACGAGCAGACAGAGGAGTACACCGGGAATGAGACCCGCTGGAACCGAGATGTTCTCTGCTGTGCTGATGGTGGTGTGTTGTGATGGCATGTTTGGTCCCCTCCGCCAGTGCGTTGTGTTTACACAGGGTATGACCAATTAATCCAACGTATCATTTGAATTATTTTAATCGATATTTTTGATGATTTAAAACATGATGAGACCATGACTTTAGAGCAATTAAAGGTTTTTCTGGCTGTAGCGGAGCGCGAGCATATGACTGCTGCAGCTCAGGCGATGAATATGACGCAATCGGCGGTTTCATCCGCCATTGCAGCGCTTGAAGGGCGGCACGGCGTGAAGCTGTTTCATAGAGTTGGGCGTGGTATTTGCCTGACTGAGGCGGGTCGCCTTTTTGCTGTGGAGGCACGGGCTGTGCTAGCGCGCGCTGACGCTGCGGAGCAGGCTCTGGCGTCTTTGAGTGGTTTGCACTACGGGACCTTAAAAATCGTCGCTAGTCAGACCATAGCGGGATATTGGCTTCCCGCTGTTCTGGCCGCGTTTCGCGGGCGCTACCCGCGCATAGCTGTGGAAGTTTTGGTTGGGAACACGGAGCAGGCTGCCCAACATGTTTTGGATGGGCGTGTTGATCTTGGAATTGTGGAAGGGCAGGTCAACGAGCCAGCTCTTGCCAGTTGGCCCGTTGGAGAAGACCGACTGGTGCTTGTGCAGAATACCGCGACGACGGAAACAATCGATGCGCTTTGGTTGAGTAAAGCACGTTGGGTGATGCGCGAGAGCGGGTCAGGTACACGCTCATCCTTGGATAGAGCTTTGATGCAGCAAGGCGTAGTGCCTGAAAGTCTCGATATTTCTCTCGTTTTGCCGTCCAACGAGAGCGTGCGTACCGCGGTTGAGGCTGGGGGCGGTGTGGCCGCGCTCTCTTTTTTCGTAGTGGAACATGCCCTGAAGGCGGGGCGTCTACATGCTTTGCCTTACAATTTGGGGGTTAGACCTTTTTATGGGCTGCGCCATAAGGAGCGGTACCGTAGTGCAGCGGCTGAAGCTCTTTTGAAGATGCTGTAGCGGGCTAGCCACGGGATATTGTTTTCAAACACCCGCTCTGGGGGAGAAAATCCGCAACTTTACCTTGCTGTGTATGGCTGTGCGTGGTTTTGGAGCGGGACACTTTTGCTCCGTTTTTGAGGTTCCATGATTCGGCTCGATAATATCAGTAAGCGCAATGGCCACCGGGTCATTTTCATTGAGGCATCGGCCGCTCTCTTAAAGGGAGAAAAGATTGGTCTGGTCGGGCCGAACGGGGCAGGAAAAACAACACTCTTTCGTTTGGTGGCGGGGCAAGAAATCCCGG
It contains:
- a CDS encoding glutaminase, which codes for MAMLQDILPRIVEDMQGIAERGQVANYIPPLACVDPSKFGMAVVEADGTFHRFGDADEPFSIQSVSKVFGLTLALDAVGDSLWQRVRQEPSGSAFNSIIQLESEHGIPRNPFINAGAIVVSDILVSCFGRVGAENALLNLLRPLARDPASVVIDRVMAQQEAQTGFRNLALGNYMRNFDNILNPVEQTLDFYFHQCALTMSCGQLAEMGAYLMTGGINPRTGERVMSTRQAQTVLALMMMCGHYDGSGAFAIRVGLPGKSGVGGGILAITPGVASVAVWSPGLNAQGNSLLGTLALERLVQATGWNVFRASGHMA
- the nth gene encoding endonuclease III, producing the protein MTLKAVDAFIRALAAANPNAESELIYNSTFELLVSVVLSAQATDVSVNKATRALYERAPDARSMATLGEETIGEYIRTIGLWRSKAKNVALLCDQLLTLHGGEVPSDRDALEALPGVGRKTANVVMNIAFGADTMAVDTHIFRIGNRTGLAPGTNTRQVEDGLVKRIPKGLLRDAHHWLILHGRYVCKARRPECWRCTATEWCTYPEKILAP
- a CDS encoding ABC transporter ATP-binding protein, producing the protein MNNCSRCGTRAVEYPVSEDSSVLSAQQREGRKIDIPFTEVVGFVVRRWLDHPSLLAKTLAGVFMATLADIATPVLAGRLVNDISQHTAGPGAVVDKALLALRDDATLMVTGLIVLGLVGLFGRRSSYIGISHLTLAIMQRIADTAFARVQRFSTDWHANTFAGSTVRRLTRGIWAIDTLDDTLLLLIVPEVLVLLGTTVVLAVRSPLMGAALGIFVVLFAWLSIVLTLRYVAPTARAANAWDTKMGAAMADAVTCNAVVRAFGAEAREEKRLHRVIRGWRGRTLQTWIRGTNSANLQALASLGMRMLMIGLAVWLWWQGKAGPGDIAYVLTMVFLIQGYLRDLGQQVSQVQRAVNEMEELVAVFQREPAIADPVKPEALNIKRGEIRFEHVRFCYPGQKKALYENLDLTIQAGSRVALVGPSGSGKTTLTKLLQRLYDVTDGRVLVDGQNIAHVRQSDLRARIAIVPQEPILFHRTLAENIAYARPSASREEIEQAAAQANASSFIERLPEGYDTMVGERGVKLSGGERQRVAIARAFLADAPILVFDEATSSLDSESEAQVQDAMRRLMKDRTVIVIAHRLSTVVELDRLLVFSQGELREDGTHAELVAQESGIYRRLYELQSLEG
- a CDS encoding YeiH family protein, whose protein sequence is MPSQHTTISTAENISVPAGLIPGVLLCLLVSGSAYEIEHLERLVFGKAWVEALNLAIVIGTLTPSFFTADERTIKGVQFCSKPLLECSILLLGASISAKTLWTASPYILASIVALVVGTISSGLIIGRLFGLSFQRSALIACGNAICGNSAIIAVAPVVKAKETDITACITITALLGTALVVALPLLAPILGLSAPAYGTLSGLTVYAVPQVVAATNPVGIMAIQTGMFVKLGRVLLLGPVCLVLALLMPRQTEAEKLPLQRLVPWYIPGFFILMLCRSVGAIPEQALIILQQSATFLTVLAMAALGLRVNPRSLMQNNLRLLTVSALSVSTVFIGALLLTRWLYAN
- a CDS encoding LysR family transcriptional regulator, yielding MTLEQLKVFLAVAEREHMTAAAQAMNMTQSAVSSAIAALEGRHGVKLFHRVGRGICLTEAGRLFAVEARAVLARADAAEQALASLSGLHYGTLKIVASQTIAGYWLPAVLAAFRGRYPRIAVEVLVGNTEQAAQHVLDGRVDLGIVEGQVNEPALASWPVGEDRLVLVQNTATTETIDALWLSKARWVMRESGSGTRSSLDRALMQQGVVPESLDISLVLPSNESVRTAVEAGGGVAALSFFVVEHALKAGRLHALPYNLGVRPFYGLRHKERYRSAAAEALLKML